The Estrella lausannensis genomic sequence AGCAGGTCTCTGTCGCAAGTCATCTGATTGTCAGGAAGCCAAACGTGTAACTTCCGGATAGTCTGGTCGAATTGACGCCCTTTCCCAAGTCTTAATTGTCCTTGTCAATACAGCGCGCGATTACATCTTCAATAATGTGGGCGCTGTTTATTTAATGAGGATGAACAGGTGAAAACAAGAGAATAGATTTATTTGGTAAAACCGGAGGTGAATTTTTATTTGGCAAGTTTTTTTATTGTTCTTCATTGTTATATTTAATATTATTGAATGCTAAAATAACAAAAAGAATTTTTATGCAATTCAATCTGATATCCCCGATTTATCAGGGGGAGACAAAGCACCCTTACGAGAAAGTTGGATTTTTAAGAGGGGCCACTCATTTTTTTAATTTTGGCCAAGATGCTTATCAGATTGAATATCTCGATGGTAAGTCAACTCTGGCTCTTAAGAGTTCCACAGATCATAAACCCACTTGGATCGGAATCGCCCTAAGGGTAGCGGCTCTTTGTACGGTCATAATTCCTTTGGTTGCTCTGGCGGCGACTCTGATTTACCGTGCTCTCAATCATTTTGAACCTGTAGGATCTTTATATCCCGAGATTCCTGGGGATATTCACGTTATCATTGCAAAATATCGGAATATAAAAGACTTGCTTGCGATGCGCTTAGTCTCACGAGAGTTAAAAACAGTCGCGGAGCTGGAGTTAATCGACCGATTGAATAGAGGGACCGTATCCCCTGGTGATTTGCAACTCAACTCTTTGTCTTCCCTTATCGATTACTTTGGCGAGCGGGCAACATTGATCACCAGACTTCGGTATGAGGAATTTAGGGAAGAATTTGATGTAACTTTGCTAAGTCAATTTTCAAGGCTGAGAGAGCTGGGTTTGAAAGGCTATCAAGGTAATAACTTAGGTTTCCTAGCGAGTTGCCCGCATTTGACTCATTTGGATCTGACGGCTTGCAGGCAAATTACCGACTTTA encodes the following:
- a CDS encoding F-box/LRR-repeat protein → MQFNLISPIYQGETKHPYEKVGFLRGATHFFNFGQDAYQIEYLDGKSTLALKSSTDHKPTWIGIALRVAALCTVIIPLVALAATLIYRALNHFEPVGSLYPEIPGDIHVIIAKYRNIKDLLAMRLVSRELKTVAELELIDRLNRGTVSPGDLQLNSLSSLIDYFGERATLITRLRYEEFREEFDVTLLSQFSRLRELGLKGYQGNNLGFLASCPHLTHLDLTACRQITDFSFLELCPHLRSYRDCEGGLVQLR